Proteins encoded within one genomic window of Corvus hawaiiensis isolate bCorHaw1 chromosome 9, bCorHaw1.pri.cur, whole genome shotgun sequence:
- the GIPC2 gene encoding PDZ domain-containing protein GIPC2 isoform X2, with the protein MFCTLNTHKVDMDKLLGAQIGLEDFIFAHVKGQRKEVEVLKTDDLLGLTITDNGTGCAFIKRIKEGSLMDQTKMVCVGDHIETINGKNVSERRHYEVAKMLKDLEKGQKFKLELVEPLKAFEKLEPRTKGRTLSEAKISKGRETLRLRAKGPATVEEMPTEVEEKAIKKVDELLETYMGIRDVELAATILEAGRDKKNPDEFAVALDEALGDFAFPDEFVFDVWGAIGDAKQGRLE; encoded by the exons ATGTTTTGCACTTTGAATACTCATAAAGTTGATATGGACAAGCTCTTAGGTGCACAAATTGGCCTTGAAGATTTCATATTTGCCCATGTGAAAGGACAGCGAAAAGAAGTGGAAGTTCTTAAAACTGATGATTTGCTGGGGCTTACCATTACAGACAATGGAACTGGCTGTGCCTTTATAAAG cGAATCAAAGAAGGCAGCCTTATGGACCAAACCAAAATGGTCTGCGTGGGTGATCACATAGAGAccataaatggaaaaaatgtgtcAGAGCGTCGCCATTATGAAGTTGCCAAAATGCTAAAAGATCTGGAGAAAGGTCAGAAGTTTAAGCTGGAGTTGGTAGAGCCTTTGAAAGCATTTG aaAAGCTGGAACCAAGGACCAAAGGTAGAACTCTGTCAGAGGCTAAGATCTCCAAAGGGAGAGAAACACTTCGCCTGAGAGCCAAAGGCCCTGCTACTGTGGAGGAAATG CCAACTGAAgttgaagaaaaagcaattaaaaaagtGGATGAGCTTCTTGAAACATACATGGGCATAAGAGACGTTGAATTAG CTGCAACAATTTTGGAAGCTGGAAGAGACAAGAAAAACCCAGATGAATTTGCAGTGGCATTGGATGAAGCTCTTGGAGACTTTGCCTTTCCAGATGAGTTTGTATTTGATGTATGGGGAGCAATAGGTGATGCTAAGCAAGGACGACTGGAATGA